Proteins co-encoded in one Candidatus Neomarinimicrobiota bacterium genomic window:
- a CDS encoding ABC transporter ATP-binding protein: MIEVQGLTKRYGRTVAVQDVSFSVKKGEILGFLGPNGAGKTTTIKMLCGLITPDEGHLQLNGYDVSRQRSAAMSQIGVVLEGTRNVYWRLSAWENLMYFGRLKGKTARETRGRAEGLLKELDLWDRRKDPVRTFSRGMQQKVAIASALIADPPVVLLDEPTLGLDVPSSRTVKQWISRLSREEGKTVILTTHQLQMAEELCDRVAIMRAGKLLANEPVAKLLNLSGDHHYRIRLDGQLRPDQLAGFDGLQAEEDNGQTILTGAIRDQTALFEILGKVRATGVPLHSVTRSELDLEEVFLRTLARED; the protein is encoded by the coding sequence GTGATAGAAGTTCAGGGATTGACCAAACGATATGGACGGACCGTAGCCGTTCAGGATGTCAGCTTCTCTGTAAAGAAAGGGGAAATCCTGGGATTCCTCGGCCCGAACGGCGCCGGAAAAACCACCACCATCAAGATGTTGTGCGGTCTGATCACTCCGGATGAAGGTCACCTGCAACTGAATGGCTATGATGTGTCACGCCAGCGCAGCGCGGCCATGTCGCAGATCGGGGTGGTGCTGGAGGGTACGCGCAACGTCTACTGGCGGCTGAGCGCGTGGGAGAATCTCATGTACTTCGGGCGCCTGAAGGGCAAGACCGCCAGGGAAACTCGGGGGCGGGCCGAGGGGCTGCTAAAGGAGTTGGACCTCTGGGACCGGCGTAAGGATCCGGTGCGCACATTTTCCCGGGGCATGCAGCAGAAGGTGGCCATCGCCAGCGCCCTCATCGCCGACCCCCCTGTCGTCCTGCTCGATGAGCCCACCCTGGGGCTGGACGTGCCCTCGTCCCGGACGGTGAAGCAGTGGATTTCGCGCCTATCCAGGGAAGAGGGCAAGACCGTCATTCTGACGACCCACCAGCTGCAGATGGCCGAGGAGTTGTGCGACCGGGTGGCGATCATGCGGGCGGGGAAGTTGCTGGCCAATGAGCCGGTAGCCAAGCTGCTGAACCTCTCCGGCGATCACCATTACCGGATCCGGCTGGACGGCCAGCTGCGGCCCGACCAGCTGGCGGGATTCGATGGCCTGCAGGCCGAGGAGGACAACGGCCAGACCATCCTGACCGGGGCCATCCGCGATCAAACCGCCCTGTTCGAAATTCTGGGGAAGGTGCGTGCAACGGGTGTGCCGCTGCACTCGGTGACCCGGTCCGAGCTGGACCTGGAGGAAGTATTTCTGCGCACCCTGGCGCGAGAGGACTGA